TGGTCGTTTGAGAGTTGGAGACGGGTTTGAAAATCTACTAGATTCTTGAATTTTGACCCTGTTGAGCGCAGGTTGATAATGCGGGTGGCCAAATCTGAATCGATGGGCAGAATGGTTTGTAGCTCTTGCAGAGGAGCGTAGTTTGGATTGATTCGTTGGGGGTAACTGATGCTTTCGGCATCGTAGTGGCAGAAGAGGAGGATAGGCGCAAAGGCTTGGAGGTGGCGTGACGTTATCCCCAAGACAGCGGCGATATCATCTAGGGAGTAGAGCTGAAGGCCGGATTGCGTGAGGTGAACCAGCGATCGCGCCTGATGGATCGAAAGTCCGGGGAGCCGCAGCCAATCATCAACGGTCGCCCGATTAACATCAATGCGAATGCCAAGGGTGGCGGCGAATTGCAGCTCCTCTAGGCTTTGAAATCGATAGAACGGATCGCTGAGTAGGCGCGATCGCAGGGATTGACGGAAGGGTGAAAGCCAGCGAGATACCATACCACGTCTTCCTCCGTTAAGGCGTCGACTTGAGGAGTTGTCGGCGTTTCTGTTCAAACTCATATTCGGAAATGAGTCCCTCTTGACGGAGCGATTCCAGTTGGCGCAGGGCGTCGGCGATCGCCTGTACGGCGTTAGCTGATGATACGGAGGTCAGAGGCGCAGATAGTTCCAGTGCGTTGAAACGACTGTGGAATTCGGTTGCGGTTTGGAGAAAGTACCATACTGCTTCCATGAGACTTGCAATTTTTGGGATGGGTGTCCAGCTTAGCAGCAGATAGACGATCCCCCAGATGGGTTGCCCAAGATAGAACTTATGTAATCCCGATAGGGGTAAAACTGTACTGGCGATCGCTAGTCCGATCGCGATAGGTCGCCGTTTGGGCTGGCTCAGCATAGGTTGAGGTTTTGAATGACTGCAAGCGTTGAGCATCCTGACATGGAGCTGTACCGATAACAAGAAGGTCGTCTGGCTAGATCCCCGATCTTTCTCACAAAACTCACGATACAGCGTATTTAGGATTCTCCTTCCTCTAAGTTTAGCGGTTCAGCCTCAATTGTAGGCGATCGCGGACGATCGATCTGGAAGCAGATTTGGCATTTGCGTATGCTTGCATATCCTCGGATCCCATTCCCGGCATTGATTCTGCATCTTTACGGACAAACGTTGCATCTTCACAAAGACGTCAAAATACGACCTGAATGAATACGCTAGTGTGAATATTAGAGCAACTGAGGTATCAGCTTTTGTACGGATGTGAGCCTCCTGTTCATTCAATCTATGAGTTACGCAAAGCTCTCCTCACCTAATTGATCGTCCTCCGAAGGGTCTGGATGCATGCATCGGATTCAGCGTCCCCCGCTCATCAGACGGTGGTATTTGGTCAGGGTAGCTTTGTCGCCTCCAAATCTTATAGATTTTTGTCATCATTATTTTGTATAGATCGAACAGGGTTGTTGATTGCTCATCTGGTAGGGTATCTACAGTTGCGCTCTGAGCGAACTCAAACACGATTACCCTGGGTAAGGCCCTATGTGATCTATGGACTGACTTCAATACCTTCCTATCGTTTAATATTCGACTACCATCATCTAGCGATCCTGACCCATTTCTCCGGATCAGTTCGTCCTTTACCAGCTACTAGTTTTATTCAAACCACCTAAAATATCCTTCGTGTAGTTACATGACCCATCTGGCCTTCTCCGCAGAATGGTTGACACAATTTTCAGACCCGTATTCCGTCCTTGGCATAGCTGTCTCTGCAGATGATCAGCGGGTGCTTAAGCGTCATCGTGCGATCGCCAAACTTTTACATCCGGATGCCTTAGCCAATGCCACCGCCGAAGATGCCGTGTTAGCGAGCCAAATTCTGGCACGCTTAGTAAACCCTGCCTATCAAGAAATTAAAAGTGAGAATGGGCGCGCCGAAGTGCTGGCTCGCCTTCGGATGGACATTCGCTACAAATCTCGCCAAAGTCCGCCGACTCCCTCTACAGCAGAGTCCCAAGCACTGTTAGAGTCCCCCTCTCACTCTCTCGATACGCTTTACGAGGATGCGATTGCCAGTTTTGCTGAAAAGCAATATAGTCCGCTGTCGCAATTTCCGATTATCACCCCGCAGATTCTAGAACTCAACGCCATCTATCTCTATATCAAGATCGGATCTCCCGAGATTCTGGAAAAGCGAACGGGAGTTATTCCAGCGGTGGCTGCACGTCCAATCTCCTATGCTCCCGTGCCTGATGTGCCAGCAGGTAAGAGTGAGCCTAGCTACGCGGAGCGCCATGCTGAACGGGCTAAGGAGTACCTCAAAAAACGGAACTGGTCGATGGCTGTCCAAGAGTTGCGGGATGCGATTCGTCTAGAGCCAGATCGAGGGGAATTTCATGCCTTGCTGGCGATCGCCTACTTCATGCAAAACCTGCCAGGGATGGCAAAAGTTCACTGTCGTCAGGCTCTAAAGCTTGACCCCAAGAACCCATTAGCCCTGCGTTATGCTCCAAAGCTGGGTGTTGAAACGGAGACTTCAGCCCCAGCCTCCCGACCCTCACCGAAGGGCGATCGCCCCTTGTCTGCCTCTGCGCCATCTCGAGAGAATCGGAAAGGGTTGTTTGGTCTTTTTAGCAAACGCTAGCAAGACTGGGTTTGACTGTGCTGACAGAGTGAACGGTTCTCCGATTGGTTCGGTTTTCTAGCCATGGATGGTCGCGTTGGCAGGAATAAGCTGTTTTAGAATGAATGCATAGGATTGACAGGTATATTGCGTGTTCCTAAGAGCGGGTAGTAGCTTGTTAATCAGCAGTTTGGATCACCCTTTGCATTCCAAACGGTTACGTTGATAAAGCAGTTGTAATAAGCATCTGGGCAAGAATGGGATTTTTCGACTCTGACATTGTTCAGCAGGAAGCAAAGCAGCTCTTTGAAGACTATCAATCCTTGGTAGCCTTAGGATCTGACTATGGCAAGTTTGACCGA
This genomic window from Synechococcales cyanobacterium T60_A2020_003 contains:
- a CDS encoding ComEA family DNA-binding protein, with the translated sequence MVSRWLSPFRQSLRSRLLSDPFYRFQSLEELQFAATLGIRIDVNRATVDDWLRLPGLSIHQARSLVHLTQSGLQLYSLDDIAAVLGITSRHLQAFAPILLFCHYDAESISYPQRINPNYAPLQELQTILPIDSDLATRIINLRSTGSKFKNLVDFQTRLQLSNDQIALLMHYLSFS
- a CDS encoding NINE protein, with the protein product MLSQPKRRPIAIGLAIASTVLPLSGLHKFYLGQPIWGIVYLLLSWTPIPKIASLMEAVWYFLQTATEFHSRFNALELSAPLTSVSSANAVQAIADALRQLESLRQEGLISEYEFEQKRRQLLKSTP
- a CDS encoding molecular chaperone DnaJ; the protein is MTQFSDPYSVLGIAVSADDQRVLKRHRAIAKLLHPDALANATAEDAVLASQILARLVNPAYQEIKSENGRAEVLARLRMDIRYKSRQSPPTPSTAESQALLESPSHSLDTLYEDAIASFAEKQYSPLSQFPIITPQILELNAIYLYIKIGSPEILEKRTGVIPAVAARPISYAPVPDVPAGKSEPSYAERHAERAKEYLKKRNWSMAVQELRDAIRLEPDRGEFHALLAIAYFMQNLPGMAKVHCRQALKLDPKNPLALRYAPKLGVETETSAPASRPSPKGDRPLSASAPSRENRKGLFGLFSKR